A genomic region of Verrucomicrobiia bacterium contains the following coding sequences:
- a CDS encoding isoprenyl transferase produces the protein MSPQAAHLSSEAKASLPQHVAIIMDGNGRWARQRHLPRVEGHRQGAESVRMIIRAAGEVGIKYLTLYAFSAENWNRPKDEVDTLMKYLVQYLKNETPDLNRNNVRLEAIGQIHRLPDSVQEQLRKSTAALARNNGLTLVLALSYGGRAEIVEAVRSVAHKIKSGELDPADITEKVFAQHLYTRNWPDPDLLIRTSGEMRVSNFLLWQISYTELVVTQTLWPDFRKAQFFEALEEYNRRHRRFGGL, from the coding sequence ATGAGTCCGCAGGCCGCGCACCTCAGTTCCGAAGCCAAGGCATCCCTGCCGCAGCACGTCGCCATCATCATGGACGGCAATGGCCGCTGGGCCCGCCAGCGTCACCTGCCCCGGGTGGAAGGTCATCGGCAGGGCGCAGAATCGGTGCGCATGATCATCCGCGCCGCCGGCGAAGTGGGCATCAAATACCTGACCCTCTATGCCTTCTCAGCGGAAAACTGGAATCGCCCCAAGGATGAAGTCGACACGTTGATGAAGTATCTGGTGCAGTATCTGAAGAACGAAACTCCAGACCTGAACCGGAACAACGTGCGTCTGGAGGCGATCGGCCAGATTCATCGGCTGCCTGACAGTGTTCAGGAACAGTTGCGAAAATCCACCGCCGCGCTCGCCAGGAACAACGGGTTGACGCTGGTGCTGGCGCTCAGTTATGGCGGCCGCGCCGAAATTGTGGAGGCGGTGCGGAGCGTGGCCCACAAGATCAAGTCAGGGGAACTCGATCCCGCCGATATCACGGAGAAGGTTTTCGCGCAGCACCTTTACACGCGCAACTGGCCAGACCCTGACCTGCTGATTCGCACAAGCGGCGAGATGCGGGTCAGCAATTTCCTGTTGTGGCAGATTTCCTACACGGAACTGGTCGTGACCCAAACACTCTGGCCGGACTTTCGCAAAGCGCAGTTCTTCGAAGCTCTCGAGGAATACAATCGAAGGCATCGCCGTTTCGGCGGCTTGTGA
- a CDS encoding adenylosuccinate synthase, which yields MANTILVGAQWGDEGKGKIIDVLTEQADVVVRTQGGNNAGHTVFVGKQKYVLHLIPSGILRKKKTCVIGNGVVIDPIGLVSEIEGLRKLGIKVDGNLFISETAHVVLPYHRELDAQREVLKGKNKIGTTKRGIGPAYGDKAARVGLRIIDLINAERFEDRLAAKIKENNGVLKAFGAAPLSFKKIFAEYSAAADYLRPFVANTVVLLHDAILRGKDVLFEGAQGTFLDIDHGTYPFVTSSNTTAGGACTGSGVPPHRMDRVVGVMKAYTTRVGEGPLPTENAEIADMLHAMGREFGATTGRARRCGWFDSVATRHATMVNGIDDLAITNIDGLDTVETIKVCIGYRDGKKRYDYMPSDVEVLARCQPEYAEFPGWQKPTDSAKTYKELPPKCRAYLKAISELTGARLFIASVGPGREQTIFV from the coding sequence ATGGCCAATACAATTCTCGTAGGCGCCCAGTGGGGCGATGAAGGCAAAGGCAAGATCATCGACGTGCTCACGGAGCAGGCGGATGTGGTCGTCCGCACCCAAGGTGGAAACAACGCCGGGCATACCGTCTTCGTAGGCAAGCAGAAATACGTCCTGCACCTCATCCCCTCCGGCATCCTTCGCAAAAAGAAGACGTGCGTCATCGGCAATGGCGTCGTCATCGATCCGATCGGCCTGGTCTCGGAAATCGAAGGATTGCGCAAGCTCGGCATCAAGGTCGATGGCAACCTGTTCATCAGCGAAACCGCCCACGTGGTTCTTCCCTACCATCGCGAACTCGATGCCCAGCGCGAAGTCTTAAAGGGCAAGAACAAGATCGGCACGACGAAGCGCGGGATCGGCCCTGCCTACGGAGACAAAGCCGCGCGCGTGGGATTGCGCATCATCGACCTGATCAACGCCGAGCGTTTTGAGGATCGACTGGCAGCAAAAATCAAGGAGAACAACGGGGTGCTGAAGGCTTTTGGCGCCGCGCCACTGTCATTCAAGAAGATCTTTGCGGAGTATTCTGCTGCCGCCGATTACCTGCGGCCGTTCGTTGCGAACACGGTGGTGCTGTTGCACGACGCCATCTTGCGCGGCAAGGATGTTTTGTTCGAAGGCGCGCAGGGAACGTTTCTCGACATAGATCATGGCACGTATCCGTTTGTCACGTCGTCCAACACCACGGCGGGCGGTGCCTGCACAGGTTCAGGCGTGCCGCCGCATCGGATGGACCGTGTCGTGGGCGTGATGAAGGCCTATACCACGCGTGTCGGCGAAGGTCCGTTGCCGACGGAGAATGCCGAGATCGCTGACATGCTGCACGCCATGGGACGGGAATTTGGCGCGACAACCGGCCGCGCACGTCGCTGCGGATGGTTCGATTCCGTGGCAACACGCCATGCGACGATGGTGAATGGCATCGACGATCTCGCGATTACCAACATCGATGGTCTGGACACGGTGGAAACGATCAAGGTTTGCATTGGGTACCGGGATGGAAAGAAGCGTTACGACTACATGCCGAGCGATGTGGAGGTTCTCGCGCGCTGCCAGCCGGAGTACGCGGAATTTCCGGGATGGCAAAAACCGACGGACAGCGCCAAGACCTACAAGGAGCTGCCGCCGAAATGTCGCGCCTACCTGAAGGCCATTTCCGAGTTGACCGGCGCGAGGTTGTTCATCGCGAGTGTGGGTCCAGGCCGCGAGCAGACTATTTTTGTTTAA